One genomic window of Sphingopyxis sp. OPL5 includes the following:
- a CDS encoding acyl-CoA thioesterase, producing the protein MAKPESWRLDAASYPASIELQTRFQDMDINGHLNNVAFAALFESGRVLLNREVRPLIDRPANERTMVAMVEINYLGEGNFPDPVTITSGIGRIGTSSWTIVQAMFQNGRAIASCDTVVVCRTDGQAKPLRAEMVAELTDKLVTPANR; encoded by the coding sequence ATGGCCAAACCGGAAAGCTGGCGGCTCGATGCCGCCAGCTACCCCGCGTCTATCGAATTGCAGACGCGGTTCCAGGACATGGACATCAACGGCCACCTCAACAATGTGGCCTTTGCCGCGCTGTTCGAAAGCGGCCGGGTGCTGCTCAACCGCGAGGTGCGCCCGCTGATCGATCGCCCCGCGAACGAGCGCACGATGGTCGCGATGGTCGAGATCAATTATCTGGGCGAGGGCAATTTCCCCGACCCGGTGACGATCACCAGCGGCATCGGCCGCATCGGCACCTCGAGCTGGACGATCGTCCAAGCGATGTTCCAGAACGGCCGCGCGATCGCGAGCTGCGACACCGTGGTCGTGTGCCGCACCGACGGTCAGGCCAAGCCGCTGCGCGCCGAGATGGTCGCGGAACTGACCGACAAGCTGGTGACGCCGGCCAATCGATAG
- a CDS encoding SDR family NAD(P)-dependent oxidoreductase has protein sequence MKLDSTVSAVVTGGASGLGAATARALAAKGVKVAIFDLQEEKGTALAAELGGVFCECNVTDDASVDAAFAKSREAIGQERILVNCAGTGNAIKTASRSKEDGSIKHFPLDAFNWIIQINLVGTFRCIAKSAAGMMTLPPMEDGERGAIVNTASVAAEDGQIGQAAYSASKGGVVGMTIPIARDLASESIRVNTILPGIFDTPLLAGAPQNVRDALGASVLNPKRLGNPAEYAGLALTMIENGYFNGEDVRLDGGIRMGPR, from the coding sequence ATGAAACTCGATTCCACCGTTTCCGCTGTCGTCACCGGCGGCGCCTCGGGCCTCGGCGCCGCGACCGCGCGCGCGCTGGCCGCCAAGGGCGTCAAGGTCGCGATCTTCGACCTGCAGGAAGAAAAGGGCACCGCCCTCGCGGCCGAACTCGGCGGCGTGTTCTGCGAATGCAATGTCACCGACGACGCGTCGGTCGATGCGGCTTTCGCCAAGTCGCGCGAAGCGATCGGCCAGGAGCGCATCCTAGTGAACTGCGCCGGCACCGGCAACGCGATCAAGACCGCGAGCCGCTCGAAGGAAGACGGCAGCATCAAGCATTTCCCGCTCGATGCGTTCAACTGGATCATCCAGATCAACCTCGTCGGCACCTTCCGCTGCATCGCCAAGTCGGCCGCCGGCATGATGACGCTGCCGCCGATGGAGGACGGCGAACGCGGCGCGATCGTCAACACCGCGAGCGTTGCGGCCGAGGACGGCCAGATCGGCCAGGCCGCTTACTCCGCATCGAAGGGCGGCGTCGTCGGGATGACGATCCCGATCGCGCGCGACCTCGCGAGCGAGAGCATCCGCGTCAACACGATCCTGCCGGGCATCTTCGACACCCCGCTGCTTGCCGGCGCGCCGCAGAATGTCCGCGACGCGCTGGGCGCCTCGGTGCTCAATCCGAAGCGCCTCGGCAACCCCGCCGAATATGCCGGTCTCGCGCTGACGATGATCGAGAATGGCTATTTCAACGGCGAGGACGTCCGCCTCGACGGCGGCATCCGCATGGGCCCGCGCTGA
- the gmk gene encoding guanylate kinase encodes MAESVHLNRRGVLFVLSSPSGAGKTTISKKMLLADPDIALSISATTRPPRPGEVDGKDYHFVDTETFKQMAADGEFLEWAHVFGHRYGTPRARVDELLDAGKDVLFDIDWQGAQQLYQEAGPDVVRVFVLPPTMEELERRLRARNTDSDEVIAARMARAANEISHWDGYDYVLINDQVDECYGEVMAILRAERLKRRRQIGLIGFARDLIRSVPDSDTTIDE; translated from the coding sequence ATGGCTGAAAGCGTCCACCTCAACCGCCGCGGCGTGTTGTTCGTCCTCTCCTCGCCCTCGGGCGCGGGCAAGACCACCATCTCGAAAAAGATGCTGCTCGCCGATCCGGATATCGCGCTGTCGATCTCGGCGACGACGCGCCCGCCGCGCCCCGGCGAGGTCGACGGCAAGGATTATCATTTCGTCGATACCGAAACGTTCAAGCAGATGGCGGCCGACGGCGAGTTCCTCGAATGGGCGCATGTCTTCGGCCATCGTTACGGTACCCCCCGCGCGCGCGTTGACGAACTGCTCGATGCCGGCAAGGACGTGCTGTTCGACATCGACTGGCAGGGCGCGCAGCAATTGTATCAGGAGGCCGGCCCCGACGTCGTGCGCGTCTTTGTCCTTCCCCCGACGATGGAAGAACTCGAACGCCGCCTGCGCGCGCGCAACACCGACAGCGACGAGGTGATCGCCGCGCGCATGGCGCGCGCCGCGAACGAGATCAGCCACTGGGACGGCTATGACTATGTGCTGATCAACGATCAGGTCGACGAATGCTATGGCGAAGTCATGGCGATCCTGCGCGCCGAGCGGCTGAAACGCCGCCGTCAGATCGGCCTGATCGGCTTTGCCCGCGACCTGATCCGGTCGGTCCCGGACAGCGATACGACGATCGACGAATAA